TTttgttatctaaattttttataatatgaataagaaatatgtacatatattaaatattaatagtgaGGCTAGattagagataaaaaattgaaaataaataagaaataagagaTATGTACATATTCTACATTGTACATGTACATTGAATATTCTTCTCgacaaacaatatttttaaatcatcatttaattatttaatttaatattattttccaaattatttttaacgttttaaataattcaatggaTACGAAATATTGTCAAAACCCTCTTGAACAATAAGACTGatgttattaacaaaattttataaatgataagcTATAATCTAcctgtaaataattttcatgcaacaaaataaaaaaatttaacagtaACGAAATTTtgcgaacaaaaatttttacaaatttcacaaattattgCGCAAGAGGGCGCAGATATACCATAATCTTTCATTCACTATTTGCgtctattattcattattaattagcgAACATtgaaatcattgaaatcaCGCGATTTATGTAGATCTCCATGCATTGTTCGACTGCGAATtcgatgatattaataatgaatctgCGATTGAAATTGTTGATTGTCGTTTGCGTTTTTTACAATTGCAGTAAAGCATAGTCACGATGGTCATGTGAATTCCAATCATCAAAGGAATTACATCTATGAATTTGATGAGTTTTGCAAGACGGAGTAATTGAAACGTTAATATTATAACGGATAAGTCTGGCGTGTTTCCCTGTAAAAGATATTTGTTAATCATCTTAGTTTGTTTGTCGATATTCGAAAAAGATTGTGATCATATTATAGCGTTTGTTTTTATGTAACGCGATTTAACAAAAGATCGTACTCATATTTGAACTCTCTCGCACGATAATTTGTCAatcctaattttttataatttattattttctatatttacttTACATATTTCGTTACCAAATGTTGTTACGTATGAAAATTTGTtgttgatgaaatatttacgaatttttgaaattatcgataatataagattaatcgCGCAAGAGAGTtctaattaatcgatatttgatcattttgttaaaattttgcaaaattttgcgACGACAAAAgatcaaagtttttttttttttaaaaaagaataaagtacttgaattaaattaattaaaatagtgttataaaattgattgtcattaatcatataaatatcctTCTCATATCTTATGTTAATGTTGAAGTatgataattttcgaaaagattcTTACGTTCGCGCACCACAAAAGAGGAAAATATCCCTCGCTGATATTTGAAAGCAAATCGACTGGTTGTCtttccaatttcaaatttaattgtattttcttttgtccAGAAAGAGGTGTCCCAGTGTATGGTTCTATAACGATAAATGTCTCGTGCTCATCTTCATTCGGATTTAAGCCACGTGCATACATCAAGAGTTGCGGATCACCGTGTAAAAAATGAGGTTCTGACATGATTATCGGTATTTTCTgcaacatattaaattttagaacgTATACAACAAacatcttttcattttcgaaacgtAGCATTACCAGACAATCTGTGACATCGATTAAACCCTGCGGCAAACAATTTGGtactttgtttttttccaAACAATAACACTGCGATGTGTTCAGGAACCAGGTTCTTTCTTTCATGACATATCGGTATCCGATTAAACCGTATATCGAAACTTTCTTATCATAATCCGTTTCTATACTTCtgtatattttgataacatacaatataattaaaatagtaattaaaatatcataattattgcgtaaataattattaataaaatgaaatagatgCAAAATGAAAGACGTAACtgaatatcttaattatattttgcaattaatattcaagaatGCATCATCAATCAATCGTAATAGTCCATTTTGATAACGGATGAttgttttaaagattttttgataataatattttgcaattaattattatctaccTACCTGCATAAATCTGATACAAATGTTAAAACTGAAGGCAATGGATTTACTAATGGTGCCCAAGTAATTGAATCAGATCCTCTTACTGTATTACATTTCTCAGTTCTCCATATTGTTTGCACTCTTCTCCCATTATAAGATGATATATTACCTAAttcagttatattattaacaccTCTATTAACAGAAAATCGTCCTCGAATAGTACCATTAATCTatcaaatggaaaaataaagtattaattatacatctatttattttgaatggataaggttgaaatatatataaattgtaacgaatttcgtatttctttacgttattaattacatttattataataattggaaaatatttaatatttattatcattgagGAATGATGaagaaatgtattaattttatgaaaaatagaaatacgaTTTTACTCTTTGAAAGACACTAAGATAATAAACGCCGTCCTTTTCGCCTTCTTTTAATACAGGTGATCGAAGTGTCTTCAATGTTTTGCATATCATATTCAATTCAgggaattttctttcattacatGTAAGTTTAACTCCATCAAAAAGTATTTCCTTAGGATtagcttttaaaaaaatactcttttgatttggaaataattttggtatattattaccaaatttttccatataagTTGGAGGTAAAGTGTTtaactacaaaaaaaaagtaataataattaaaattgtatattttatttaaaaattagtatttaaaaaattaaaatgaaaaaaataaaaaagtgttttaaatagtaaaagaaagaatttttatacatttcttaacttatttaattatacttgcCATCGATATAGTTCCAATGTATGCAGGATTTAATATAGTAACTGTATCACGTTTAGATATATTCAAACTTGCATATTTGTCAAACCTGAACGTTGATTTTACATCATAGATAATTTCGTCCAATTCTTCATTCACATCCACTATTTGTTTTTCGAATACTTCtctaaatgtataaaatatattcataaacatatattttaaaaaaaatttataaatttatacatttgatTAATGAcaagagatatatttaaaaaatgataaaaaaatatcattcaattttcttgtttACTTGTAAGTGAATGGACCATATTCAACCAGATTTGGGTTATCTCCTTGCATCACTTCATCAGGATTCGTAACATTAAATAAGTaacatttaaagattaaagataCTGGTAATATCCACTCGTTGTACATGTCTTTACCTTTAACGAGTggtaaattctaaaaatcattattctatatgaattaattaattaggaattctataagaatttaaagttacaaattattttgtaattttatcattctaaatatattttagaatgtatacatgtttatttataattataacaatagatatattttatttaattttgcaagtaaaaaaatagatgtatATTTgtctaatgaaaaaataataaaagatttcgaaATAGGAAtacattatttcgaaattatgaatatttattttataattatcaaatttttattataataaaaaataattattatcattcatcattatatattttaataaaatttttaatattgtaaaatttcttcaattttcaacgTGTTacaggaaaataattttatttgtatgattcaattcaa
The DNA window shown above is from Apis cerana isolate GH-2021 linkage group LG4, AcerK_1.0, whole genome shotgun sequence and carries:
- the LOC107999038 gene encoding sensory neuron membrane protein 2-like gives rise to the protein MWSYQVCAIICLIFGIYVFITNMFSEGLFSIKNNIFKNLPLVKGKDMYNEWILPVSLIFKCYLFNVTNPDEVMQGDNPNLVEYGPFTYKEVFEKQIVDVNEELDEIIYDVKSTFRFDKYASLNISKRDTVTILNPAYIGTISMLNTLPPTYMEKFGNNIPKLFPNQKSIFLKANPKEILFDGVKLTCNERKFPELNMICKTLKTLRSPVLKEGEKDGVYYLSVFQRINGTIRGRFSVNRGVNNITELGNISSYNGRRVQTIWRTEKCNTVRGSDSITWAPLVNPLPSVLTFVSDLCRSIETDYDKKVSIYGLIGYRYVMKERTWFLNTSQCYCLEKNKVPNCLPQGLIDVTDCLKIPIIMSEPHFLHGDPQLLMYARGLNPNEDEHETFIVIEPYTGTPLSGQKKIQLNLKLERQPVDLLSNISEGYFPLLWCANGNTPDLSVIILTFQLLRLAKLIKFIDVIPLMIGIHMTIVTMLYCNCKKRKRQSTISIADSLLISSNSQSNNAWRST